The following coding sequences are from one Ornithodoros turicata isolate Travis chromosome 1, ASM3712646v1, whole genome shotgun sequence window:
- the LOC135388758 gene encoding uncharacterized protein LOC135388758, whose protein sequence is MPTTADKLRASLKRVPRLKEKVASLQHQISAMKDETAKVPEKLILEKIKTLPLKQQLSVIHCFKAAKLKSTRGMAIDSQWILECIMMRIKSPQLYKHIRAQNILVLPSKSCLQKYVKAYNSGFGFNKMTFAGLSLKTKRMDVFQRHGGLVIDELKLSEHLNVQSSGLIQGFVDLGTFTPKNQRNELCDHGLIVLFQPFVGSWTQIVGTFASRGNVKADLLAKIVIEAVILCEQAGLHVDFITSDGAAWNRQMWKSFGICSTTDGVKFKVEHPVSSERCLHFISDFPHLIKCVRNMLVKTGFQTPEGRVLIEHVEAAWKADSSNISLKAMPRITKSHLRPNNFEKMKVNLAFHLFSQEVLRGLYMYKDVIEMQYGSSVATEAFIRVTQELVEVMTSREPRKALRPGSMQVQFLKSFLAYLQEWIEFTTENGGGFLSESTAFGLQVTISSTVSLLEYVTTKLGFKYLMTSTLSQDRLENIFGIVRQSSGCNVHPTPSQFLISVNCLSFYNLARPPQTGNSSAETVSALLDLPPQQTSVAQQQKVDAALDIGNLEEARHILNSLGQPLEHEDMAVERSDSRLIFYVAGYAARKGISALNCESCADLLVSKHARDDRVDSYTRHLDRGGLLYVSDQMCRLVETMENAFTACMSKCELHSDAVMEVSSVLQGSLLNRVGCESHQTELTNRIIKFYILTRLHFYVKSLNRGREKRKRIKNSKLGRL, encoded by the exons CGAGCCAGTTTGAAACGAGTTCCCCGCCTTAAAGAAAAAGTTGCATCCCTTCAGCATCAAATAAGTGCCATGAAGGATGAAACAGCCAAGGTGCCTGAAAAGCTGATCCTTGAAAAAATCAAGACACTTCCTCTAAAGCAGCAGTTGAGTGTTATTCACTGCTTCAAGGCTGCCAAACTAAAATCAACTCGTGGTATGGCAATCGACAGTCAATGGATTCTCGAATGTATAATGATGCGGATAAAAAGCCCACAGTTATACAAACATATCCGTGCTCAGAACATACTTGTGCTGCCCAGCAAGTCTTGCTTACAGAAGTACGTCAAGGCATACAATAGCGGTTTTGGCTTCAACAAGATGACATTTGCTGGACTATCACTGAAGACCAAAAGAATGGATGTGTTTCAGAGGCACGGTGGCCTTGTTATCGACGAACTTAAACTTTCGGAGCACCTAAATGTGCAGTCTTCGGGATTGATTCAGGGATTTGTGGACCTGGGTACATTCACACCAAAGAACCAGAGAAACGAACTGTGTGACCATGGTCTCATCGTGTTATTTCAACCTTTTGTAGGTTCCTGGACACAAATAGTCGGGACATTTGCTTCCCGTGGTAACGTGAAGGCAGACCTGCTTGCAAAGATTGTTATCGAGGCAGTAATACTTTGCGAACAGGCAGGACTCCATGTGGATTTCATCACATCAGACGGGGCTGCTTGGAATCGACAGAtgtggaaatcatttggaattTGTTCAACAACAGATGGTGTGAAGTTCAAAGTTGAACACCCTGTGTCGTCGGAACGGTGTCTTCACTTCATCTCCGATTTTCCACACTTAATAAAATGTGTGCGCAACATGCTTGTGAAGACCGGATTCCAGACACCGGAAGGCAGG GTTCTTATAGAGCACGTGGAGGCTGCCTGGAAGGCAGACAGCAGCAACATCTCGCTGAAAGCCATGCCACGAATTACAAAGTCACATCTGCGCCCCAATAACTTCGAAAAGATGAAAGTGAATCTTGCTTTTCACCTTTTTAGCCAAGAAGTCCTGCGTGGACTCTACATGTACAAGGATGTGATTGAAATGCAGTATGGGTCGTCCGTCGCCACAGAGGCATTCATAAGAGTTACTCAGGAGTTAGTGGAAGTCATGACCTCAAGGGAGCCAAGAAAAGCTCTTCGACCaggttcaatgcaggttcaatTCCTCAAATCCTTCCTTGCCTACCTTCAAGAGTGGATAGAATTCACAACTGAAAATGGAGGTGGCTTCCTGAGTGAAAGCACTGCATTTGGTTTGCAGGTCACTATCTCCAGCACCGTCTCACTACTGGAATATGTCACGACCAAGCTAGGCTTCAAGTACCTTATGACGTCTACGCTAAGCCAAGATAGACTTGAAAATATATTTGGAATTGTGAGACAGTCGTCTGGATGCAATGTGCACCCCACGCCATCACAGTTCCTCATTTCGGTTAATTGCTTAAGTTTCTATAACTTAGCAAGGCCACCGCAAACAGGAAATTCGTCGGCAGAGACTGTGAGTGCATTGTTGGACCTTCCTCCACAGCAGACCAGTGTAGCACAGCAACAAAAGGTTGATGCGGCCTTAGACATCGGCAACCTGGAGGAAGCACGGCATATTCTAAATTCGTTGGGCCAGCCTCTAGAACACGAGGACATGGCAGTGGAGCGCAGTGATTCCCGGCTTATATTTTATGTAGCTGGTTACGCTGCCCGGAAGGGCATCTCAGCGTTGAACTGTGAAAGCTGTGCTGACCTGCTAGTGAGCAAACACGCGAGAGACGACAGGGTTGATAGCTACACTAGACACCTTGACCGTGGGGGACTCCTATATGTGTCTGACCAGATGTGCAGACTGGTAGAGACAATGGAAAATGCCTTTACAGCATGCATGAGCAAGTGCGAACTCCACAGTGACGCAGTGATGGAAGTATCATCAGTCCTGCAAGGAAGCCTGCTTAACAGAGTTGGTTGTGAGTCACACCAAACAGAACTGACAAACAGAATTATAAAGTTCTATATTTTGACACGGCTTCACTTCTACGTGAAATCGCTAAACCGAGGCAGAGAGAAGAGGAAGCGCATTAAGAACTCTAAACTGGGTCGACtgtaa